A single window of Methylacidimicrobium sp. AP8 DNA harbors:
- the cimA gene encoding citramalate synthase, giving the protein MIRAADADSRAEEAVSIYDTTLRDGAQGENVHFSLSDKLRITRKLDEVGISYIEGGWPGSNPKDLAFFREVAHLPLRTSRIVAFGSTRRAGTAVEEDPQILMLLDADTQAVAVFGKTWLLHVREILRATAAENLAMIQETVAFFKQRGKEVIYDAEHAFDGYREDPGYALETLAAAAEAGADWVVLCDTNGGSLPKQVAELTALARQKIGCRIGIHTHNDGELAVANALAAVEAGATQVQGTINGYGERTGNCNLISTIANLELKLGKRALPAGSLSRLRELSYFVDETANLAPNPRAPFVGRCAFAHKGGTHVNAIGKLCRSYEHIEPEAVGNRRRILVGELSGRSNIVIKARELGLTLREDDERTRGVLQQIKEMEGRGYEFEAADASFELLLRRRLLPYPPFFDLVEYHVSIRRFPAKKYEVSEATVKLSVQGEPVYTVAEGDGPIHALDQALRGGLERFYPDLARVRLRDYKVRILSPEGGAAAATRVLVESSDGVRSWTTVGVSTNIVEASWEALVDSIEYWMLRSERCAGAGMPQARSEAASPP; this is encoded by the coding sequence ATGATAAGAGCGGCGGATGCGGATTCCCGTGCCGAGGAGGCGGTCTCGATCTACGACACCACGCTGCGGGACGGAGCCCAGGGGGAGAACGTCCACTTTTCCCTTTCGGACAAGTTGCGCATCACCCGGAAGCTCGATGAGGTCGGGATTTCTTACATCGAGGGAGGGTGGCCGGGCAGCAATCCGAAAGATTTAGCCTTTTTCCGGGAAGTGGCGCATCTGCCGCTTCGGACGAGCCGGATCGTCGCCTTCGGCAGCACGAGGCGGGCCGGCACCGCCGTGGAGGAGGACCCTCAGATCCTCATGCTTTTGGATGCCGATACCCAGGCTGTCGCGGTCTTCGGCAAGACCTGGCTTCTGCATGTCCGCGAGATCTTGCGCGCCACCGCGGCTGAGAATTTGGCGATGATTCAGGAAACCGTCGCCTTCTTCAAGCAGCGCGGGAAGGAAGTGATCTATGATGCCGAGCACGCCTTCGATGGATATCGCGAGGATCCCGGCTACGCCTTGGAGACCTTGGCAGCCGCTGCCGAGGCCGGAGCGGACTGGGTGGTTCTCTGCGACACCAACGGCGGGTCGCTACCGAAGCAGGTGGCGGAGCTCACCGCGCTGGCTCGGCAGAAGATCGGTTGTCGCATCGGGATCCATACGCATAACGACGGCGAGCTTGCGGTCGCCAACGCCCTGGCCGCGGTGGAAGCGGGCGCGACCCAGGTTCAGGGCACGATCAACGGCTATGGGGAAAGGACAGGCAACTGCAATCTGATTTCGACCATCGCCAATCTCGAGCTCAAGCTGGGCAAGCGTGCTCTTCCCGCCGGCAGTCTTTCCCGCCTCCGGGAACTTTCCTACTTCGTGGACGAGACCGCCAACCTCGCTCCGAACCCGCGCGCCCCCTTCGTCGGCCGGTGCGCCTTCGCCCATAAGGGCGGCACGCATGTCAACGCGATCGGCAAGCTCTGCCGCAGCTATGAGCACATCGAGCCGGAAGCCGTCGGGAACCGGCGGCGGATCCTGGTGGGCGAGCTTTCCGGTCGGAGCAATATCGTCATCAAGGCGCGGGAGCTGGGGTTGACGCTCCGGGAGGATGACGAGCGGACGCGGGGAGTGTTGCAGCAGATCAAGGAAATGGAGGGAAGGGGCTACGAATTCGAAGCGGCCGACGCCTCGTTTGAGCTGCTTCTCCGCAGGCGCCTGCTCCCGTATCCACCCTTCTTTGATTTGGTGGAATACCATGTTTCGATCCGGCGCTTCCCCGCCAAGAAGTACGAAGTTTCCGAGGCCACGGTGAAGCTGTCGGTCCAGGGAGAGCCCGTCTACACCGTTGCCGAGGGCGACGGCCCGATTCACGCCTTGGACCAGGCCCTGCGGGGAGGGCTCGAACGTTTTTATCCGGATCTGGCCCGCGTGCGCCTGCGGGACTACAAGGTGCGCATATTGAGTCCAGAAGGGGGTGCTGCGGCGGCGACGCGCGTGCTCGTCGAGTCGTCAGACGGGGTGCGCAGCTGGACGACGGTGGGTGTATCCACCAACATCGTGGAGGCTTCCTGGGAGGCTCTTGTCGACAGCATCGAATACTGGATGCTCCGTTCGGAGCGATGCGCGGGTGCGGGCATGCCGCAAGCTCGCTCAGAGGCGGCCTCGCCTCCGTAG
- the lgt gene encoding prolipoprotein diacylglyceryl transferase, translating into MLAFYVDNLSPYLLRFPGGWGIRYYGLAYLLGFLFLWWGLHYQRKKGWLRLTDRQIDDFVFWLAMAGVIAGGRLGYCLLYDLPHILRRPLDLFALWQGGMSSHGGIVGVLIVLFWSARRYRLPFFHLADAVCWCTPVGLGLGRIANFLNGELWGRPSTVPWAVIFPEAPLVHGQAVPRHPSQLYEAALEGLLLFALLTGLRAGGAREGTVALCFLAGYSVVRIVAECFREPDVQIGFYFGFLTQGQILSGITLAVAGLLWELRRRGRL; encoded by the coding sequence ATGCTCGCGTTTTACGTCGACAACCTCAGCCCCTATTTGTTGCGGTTCCCGGGGGGTTGGGGAATCCGCTACTACGGGCTGGCTTACCTCTTGGGCTTTCTCTTCCTCTGGTGGGGACTCCATTATCAACGAAAAAAGGGTTGGCTGCGGTTGACCGATCGGCAGATCGACGATTTCGTGTTCTGGCTCGCCATGGCCGGAGTCATCGCGGGAGGCAGGCTCGGCTACTGCCTGCTATATGATCTTCCGCACATTCTCCGCCGGCCGCTGGATCTCTTTGCCCTCTGGCAAGGAGGAATGTCGAGCCACGGGGGCATCGTCGGCGTCCTCATCGTGCTCTTTTGGAGCGCACGGCGCTACCGGCTCCCCTTTTTCCATCTCGCGGATGCTGTCTGCTGGTGCACGCCCGTCGGCCTCGGGCTGGGCCGGATCGCCAATTTCCTCAACGGAGAACTTTGGGGCCGCCCTTCGACAGTCCCCTGGGCCGTCATATTTCCGGAGGCTCCGCTCGTCCACGGGCAGGCGGTCCCGCGCCATCCGTCACAACTCTACGAAGCGGCCCTGGAAGGACTTCTGCTCTTCGCGCTGCTCACCGGGCTGCGGGCAGGCGGCGCCCGGGAAGGCACGGTCGCCCTTTGCTTCCTTGCCGGATACAGCGTCGTGAGAATCGTCGCGGAGTGCTTTCGCGAGCCCGATGTGCAGATCGGCTTCTATTTCGGTTTCCTGACGCAGGGGCAGATCCTTTCCGGGATCACCCTCGCCGTCGCCGGGCTGCTCTGGGAGCTACGGAGGCGAGGCCGCCTCTGA
- the hpf gene encoding ribosome hibernation-promoting factor, HPF/YfiA family codes for MQIQWNPQGIKLTPAFCSYVDKKLQKLERHEDRIVAAHVNVQHDPPKATLNKQAFIVKVHLSLPGRDLHAEDRGHDLYQAIDLIVDRLEAQLRRRKTELTEKARHDSREAKREVHAPPPPE; via the coding sequence ATGCAGATCCAATGGAATCCGCAAGGAATTAAGCTGACCCCAGCCTTTTGCTCCTACGTTGACAAAAAATTACAAAAGCTGGAACGCCACGAGGATAGAATCGTCGCCGCCCATGTCAACGTCCAGCACGATCCGCCCAAGGCTACCCTTAACAAGCAGGCCTTCATCGTCAAGGTCCACCTTTCTCTTCCCGGACGGGATCTCCATGCCGAGGATCGCGGGCACGACCTCTACCAAGCCATCGATTTGATCGTCGACCGCCTGGAAGCTCAGCTTCGGCGCCGGAAGACCGAGCTGACCGAAAAGGCGCGGCACGACTCCCGCGAGGCGAAGCGCGAGGTCCACGCGCCCCCCCCTCCCGAATAG